From Ignavibacteriota bacterium, the proteins below share one genomic window:
- a CDS encoding UTP--glucose-1-phosphate uridylyltransferase, whose translation MSLLIEIITSRDPQVRDRSLGDVCGTASTRMLLDECAALEKFRHTAPNLYEQVRALFFLYAIHRFYLPRAGGIEHRGDIPFDGYADLLNRRFEEAIQRFLQVQTAQGPHDGISSALAAAYRSLGFQTLADQVRASVRSVRGNQWMFRTGHPSDHPLRIDRRLLQQTDGLFPVLHERTPVRMDLSHSGWSDIFFLGMDFPEGARVVNISVDLAVREHGQSMGPTPPVEAYVRVIDAPVIRLVSTDLRTSVDCTSFVQLFDFAADYLGLLKAAVIASGIVPPGMEGAHQPLEELLARMVGPGLGLEIVSQVNGIPKGSRLAVSTTLLASIIAACMRASGQTASLDGALTEEERRTVAARAILGEWLGGSGGGWQDSGGVWPGIKLIEGVVSREGDAEFGVSRGCLLPHHRVFSLDEVSRATRTRLQESLVLVHGGMAQDVGPILEMVTERYLLRSSEEWQGRREALRLFDGIIGHLQQGDIRALGGATHQNFFGPIQTIIPWASNLYTESIVARISQEFGKDFWGFWMLGGMSGGGMGFLFEPSVKARAQDRLHTVMAEEKHHYQDGIPFAIEPVVYDFAINENGSWGILHAGADALMPRTYYTLTVPHLLRKDPRELSPVQRRELEQLSASSRTVTSLDGTLQGIVDRMMPDRGMLSAEHSSLDDLLRRYGFDRLQHEQIKADLRSGRIGLAQNRLPINTEIDDVAEGDVVDCTSASPRELQRIGEEALAAGSVGVLTLAAGAGSRWTRGAGTVKALHPFCRLGGVYRSFIETHLAKSRATSAKYGVQVPHIISTGYLTHDAIARTLEAEKNYGYHGGVHLSPGSSIGLRLIPTVRDLRFAWMEMPQQLLDAQAQKVVESLHASLMDWAERAGEGTDYTDNIPMQCLHPVGHWYEVPTVFRNGVLQRILEDRPALKYLLVHNVDTMGAHLDPGLLGRHIASGAGMTVEVIHRRLEDRGGGLAKTDGRIRLIEGLALPREEYEFRLSYYNSATYWLDIDRVLAVFGLSRRELSDSEKVNRAVRDLALRMPTYITLKNVKKRWGKGQEDVFPTLQFEKLWGDMTVLPGLACAYIAVPRERGQQLKEPAQMDGWLRDGSAAYVNALCAWETA comes from the coding sequence ATGAGCCTCCTCATCGAGATCATCACCTCCCGTGATCCGCAGGTACGCGACCGGAGCCTCGGGGATGTGTGCGGGACGGCTTCGACGCGCATGTTGCTCGACGAATGTGCTGCGCTCGAGAAGTTCCGGCATACGGCTCCGAATCTGTACGAACAGGTGCGCGCGCTCTTCTTCCTGTACGCGATCCACCGGTTCTATCTCCCCCGCGCGGGGGGCATCGAACACCGGGGCGACATCCCGTTCGATGGCTACGCCGATCTCCTCAACCGCAGGTTCGAGGAGGCTATCCAGCGCTTCCTGCAGGTCCAGACCGCACAGGGGCCGCATGATGGGATCTCGAGTGCCCTCGCCGCGGCCTACCGCAGCCTCGGCTTCCAGACACTCGCGGATCAGGTCCGCGCGAGCGTCCGCTCTGTTCGCGGGAACCAGTGGATGTTCCGTACCGGCCACCCCTCCGACCATCCTCTCCGCATCGATCGGCGCCTGCTCCAGCAAACAGACGGGCTCTTTCCGGTCCTGCATGAACGCACTCCCGTGCGCATGGACCTCTCGCACAGCGGGTGGAGCGATATCTTCTTCCTCGGGATGGATTTCCCCGAGGGAGCCCGGGTGGTGAATATCTCGGTGGATCTGGCCGTGCGTGAGCACGGGCAGAGCATGGGCCCCACCCCGCCCGTGGAGGCCTATGTACGTGTCATCGACGCACCCGTGATACGCCTTGTCAGCACCGACCTCCGCACGAGCGTCGACTGTACTTCCTTTGTGCAGTTGTTTGACTTCGCCGCCGACTACCTCGGACTCTTGAAGGCAGCCGTGATCGCTTCGGGGATCGTCCCCCCGGGGATGGAGGGGGCGCATCAGCCGTTGGAAGAACTGCTCGCACGTATGGTGGGCCCGGGCCTCGGACTCGAGATCGTAAGTCAGGTGAATGGCATCCCGAAGGGGTCGCGCCTTGCAGTGTCTACGACCCTCCTTGCTTCCATCATCGCAGCGTGCATGCGTGCATCGGGGCAGACCGCGAGCCTGGATGGTGCACTCACGGAAGAAGAGCGCCGTACTGTTGCTGCGCGTGCTATCCTCGGCGAGTGGCTCGGGGGTTCAGGTGGTGGCTGGCAGGATTCCGGCGGGGTGTGGCCCGGGATCAAACTCATCGAGGGCGTCGTCAGCAGGGAGGGGGATGCAGAGTTCGGTGTCAGCCGTGGCTGTCTGCTGCCCCACCATCGCGTGTTCTCACTGGATGAGGTCTCTCGTGCGACCCGCACGAGGCTCCAGGAGAGCCTTGTCCTCGTCCACGGCGGGATGGCACAGGACGTCGGCCCTATCCTGGAGATGGTCACCGAGCGGTACCTCCTGCGTTCTTCTGAAGAATGGCAGGGACGGCGGGAGGCGCTCCGTCTTTTCGATGGCATCATCGGCCATTTGCAGCAGGGCGACATCCGGGCACTCGGCGGTGCAACGCACCAGAATTTCTTCGGGCCGATCCAGACCATCATCCCGTGGGCATCCAATCTCTATACAGAATCGATCGTCGCACGGATCTCGCAGGAATTCGGGAAGGACTTCTGGGGATTCTGGATGCTCGGTGGTATGTCCGGAGGGGGGATGGGATTCCTGTTCGAACCGTCGGTCAAAGCCCGGGCTCAGGACCGCCTCCACACGGTGATGGCCGAAGAGAAACACCACTATCAGGATGGGATCCCGTTCGCCATCGAACCGGTGGTCTATGATTTTGCCATCAACGAGAATGGCTCGTGGGGCATCCTCCATGCAGGCGCTGATGCGCTGATGCCGCGCACATACTACACGCTGACGGTGCCCCATCTCCTCCGTAAGGACCCGCGGGAACTGTCGCCGGTGCAGCGCCGCGAACTCGAACAACTCTCCGCTTCGAGCCGGACGGTGACCTCCTTGGACGGTACACTGCAGGGGATCGTCGACCGTATGATGCCCGACCGGGGAATGCTGAGCGCGGAGCATTCCTCGTTGGATGATCTGTTGCGCCGGTATGGATTCGACAGGTTGCAACACGAGCAGATCAAGGCCGATCTCCGGAGTGGCCGGATCGGACTTGCGCAGAACCGGCTCCCGATCAATACCGAGATCGACGACGTCGCTGAAGGCGACGTCGTCGATTGTACGTCCGCGTCGCCACGGGAGTTGCAGAGGATCGGCGAAGAAGCGCTCGCTGCCGGATCCGTCGGTGTCCTGACGCTGGCTGCGGGGGCTGGCAGCAGATGGACACGTGGCGCAGGGACAGTGAAAGCCCTGCATCCCTTCTGCCGGCTGGGAGGTGTGTACCGGTCGTTCATCGAGACCCATCTGGCGAAAAGCAGGGCCACATCGGCGAAGTATGGCGTGCAGGTCCCCCATATCATTTCCACCGGCTATCTCACCCACGACGCGATCGCACGGACTCTGGAAGCGGAGAAGAATTACGGGTACCATGGTGGTGTCCACCTCTCACCGGGTTCAAGCATCGGGCTTCGGCTCATTCCCACCGTGCGTGATCTGCGGTTCGCCTGGATGGAGATGCCCCAGCAACTGCTCGATGCACAGGCACAGAAAGTGGTGGAGAGCCTCCACGCATCGCTGATGGATTGGGCAGAACGGGCAGGGGAGGGAACGGACTATACGGACAATATTCCCATGCAATGCCTCCATCCTGTCGGACACTGGTATGAGGTGCCGACAGTGTTCCGGAATGGTGTTCTGCAACGCATTCTCGAAGATCGTCCCGCGCTGAAATACCTCCTCGTCCATAACGTGGATACGATGGGTGCGCATCTGGATCCGGGGCTCCTGGGACGGCATATTGCGAGCGGCGCCGGGATGACCGTGGAAGTGATCCATCGACGGCTTGAGGATCGTGGCGGCGGGTTGGCAAAGACCGATGGGCGCATACGGTTGATCGAGGGGCTTGCGCTGCCGCGTGAGGAGTACGAATTCCGTCTGTCGTACTATAACTCGGCGACGTACTGGCTTGATATCGACCGCGTCCTCGCCGTGTTCGGCCTCAGCCGGAGAGAGCTCAGTGATAGTGAGAAGGTGAACCGGGCGGTGCGCGACCTTGCCCTGCGCATGCCGACGTACATCACGCTGAAGAACGTGAAGAAGCGGTGGGGGAAAGGGCAGGAGGATGTGTTCCCAACCCTGCAGTTTGAAAAGCTCTGGGGGGACATGACGGTCCTTCCGGGCCTGGCGTGTGCGTATATTGCCGTTCCCCGGGAGCGTGGACAGCAATTGAAGGAGCCGGCACAAATGGACGGTTGGTTGCGTGATGGGTCCGCCGCGTATGTGAATGCTCTCTGTGCCTGGGAGACTGCGTAA
- a CDS encoding UTP--glucose-1-phosphate uridylyltransferase: MKVAKAIVTAAARGQRSLPLQTLIDRDGQQKSVLGIVIEEIMRAGIQEICLIVHPDDETAYRSVAGDAARHVTFVPQHDPRGYGHALWCARAFAGKEPFLHLVGDHLYVSRTSTGCAQRIVETAVKESCAVSGVQPTREALLPNFGALSGKRISGRTDLYTVDHVIEKPSPTEAEQHLITPGLRAGHYLCFFGIHVLTPAVMEILDAQVAAADRVPTISAALRELAGKEKYLALEMHDDRYNVGVKYGLLNAQFALALSGNDREDVVAMLMELLLQREQHAQDRGVA; this comes from the coding sequence ATGAAAGTGGCAAAGGCGATCGTCACCGCGGCAGCGCGGGGCCAGCGGAGCCTTCCCCTGCAGACACTGATCGACAGGGATGGGCAACAGAAATCGGTCCTCGGGATCGTGATCGAGGAGATCATGCGGGCGGGCATTCAGGAGATCTGTCTGATCGTGCATCCCGATGATGAAACGGCGTACCGGTCGGTGGCGGGCGATGCCGCGCGGCATGTGACCTTCGTGCCCCAGCACGATCCCCGGGGCTATGGCCACGCGCTCTGGTGTGCCCGGGCCTTTGCCGGAAAGGAACCGTTCCTCCATCTGGTGGGCGACCATCTGTATGTCAGCAGGACCTCCACCGGGTGCGCGCAGCGTATCGTCGAGACCGCGGTCAAGGAGTCGTGCGCCGTCTCCGGCGTGCAGCCGACCCGCGAAGCGCTGCTGCCGAATTTCGGAGCGCTCTCGGGCAAACGCATCAGTGGCAGGACCGACCTCTACACGGTCGACCATGTGATCGAGAAACCCAGCCCCACGGAGGCCGAACAGCACCTGATCACGCCCGGGCTCCGGGCCGGGCACTACCTCTGTTTCTTCGGCATTCATGTGCTGACACCGGCGGTGATGGAGATCCTTGATGCCCAGGTGGCGGCTGCCGACCGTGTACCGACGATCTCCGCGGCCCTCCGCGAGCTTGCGGGAAAAGAGAAATATCTCGCTCTCGAGATGCACGATGATCGCTACAATGTTGGTGTGAAATACGGACTCCTGAATGCTCAATTCGCGCTCGCGCTCTCCGGGAACGACCGGGAGGACGTCGTCGCCATGCTCATGGAACTCCTGCTTCAACGCGAACAGCATGCGCAGGATAGGGGAGTTGCATGA
- a CDS encoding acyl-CoA dehydrogenase family protein translates to MANFFLDNPDIQFHFKRLKLEEIVGIAEDDYEQSKTYRYAPVNYADAIENYKKVLEVVGDLSANRIAPRAAEVDHDGATWNDGTVTYAPGTRKNLDELSQADLMGMILPRKYGGLNFPFTMYMMATEMISRADASLMNIFGLQDIGDTIRKFGNEAQREEFLPGFCTGEYTGAMALTEPDAGSDLQAVKLQAYQNAEGKWFLKGMKRFITNGNGDVLVVLARSESGTKDGRGLSIFACYGRDGVVVRRIENKLGIHGSPTCELQFNDVPAQLVGSRKFGLIKYTIDLMYRARMGVSAQALGISQAAYEEALVYAKDRVQFGKAIYTFPAVSNMLVEMRVALEMNRSLFYRAAQVVDRKEKIEELIEKRKEEGKPVTELVQDLRQATAMAGLMTPLSKYVLTESANKITYDALQIHGGTGYMKEFRVERLARDARITNIYEGTSQLQIVALYGSVINDIMRADFEKNEAREYRGGLAQLAASLKEIRALFLDCLRYVNEKKDKSYQEVAAKDLVELYGYLVIGYLLLDEAGENDRKVFIANRYILSSLASARRNAESIKSGVFMDLLHADSILQG, encoded by the coding sequence ATGGCCAACTTCTTCCTTGATAACCCTGACATCCAGTTCCATTTTAAAAGGCTCAAACTGGAGGAGATCGTCGGCATCGCCGAGGATGATTACGAACAGTCCAAGACCTACCGGTATGCACCTGTCAACTATGCAGACGCGATCGAGAACTACAAGAAGGTACTCGAAGTGGTCGGCGATCTCTCCGCCAACCGGATCGCACCCCGCGCCGCGGAAGTGGATCATGACGGCGCCACGTGGAACGACGGCACGGTGACCTACGCGCCGGGCACGAGGAAGAACCTCGACGAGCTGTCGCAGGCCGACCTGATGGGCATGATCCTGCCCCGCAAATACGGCGGGCTCAACTTCCCGTTCACGATGTATATGATGGCCACGGAGATGATCTCCCGGGCCGATGCATCGCTGATGAATATCTTCGGGCTGCAGGATATCGGCGATACGATCCGCAAATTTGGCAACGAGGCGCAGCGTGAGGAGTTCCTCCCCGGCTTCTGTACGGGTGAATACACCGGCGCCATGGCTCTCACCGAGCCGGATGCCGGCTCCGATCTTCAGGCCGTCAAGCTCCAGGCATACCAGAACGCAGAGGGGAAGTGGTTCCTGAAGGGGATGAAGCGCTTCATCACCAATGGGAACGGCGATGTGCTCGTCGTCCTCGCGCGTTCGGAATCCGGCACGAAGGACGGCCGTGGACTGAGCATCTTCGCGTGCTACGGGCGCGATGGCGTGGTGGTTCGCCGCATCGAGAACAAGCTGGGCATCCATGGCTCGCCCACGTGCGAACTCCAGTTCAACGATGTCCCGGCACAGCTGGTGGGGAGCCGGAAGTTCGGCCTCATCAAGTATACCATCGACCTGATGTACCGCGCCCGCATGGGTGTTTCGGCGCAGGCGCTGGGCATCTCCCAGGCAGCCTATGAAGAAGCCCTCGTGTACGCGAAGGACCGTGTGCAGTTCGGCAAAGCGATCTACACCTTCCCGGCGGTCTCGAACATGCTCGTGGAGATGCGCGTCGCCCTCGAGATGAATCGCTCGCTCTTCTATAGGGCGGCGCAGGTCGTCGACCGGAAGGAAAAGATCGAGGAGCTTATCGAGAAGAGGAAGGAAGAGGGGAAACCGGTGACGGAGCTGGTCCAGGACCTGCGGCAGGCGACGGCAATGGCCGGGCTCATGACGCCGCTCTCGAAGTATGTCCTCACCGAATCGGCGAACAAGATCACGTACGATGCACTGCAGATCCACGGTGGCACGGGGTACATGAAGGAGTTCCGTGTGGAACGCCTTGCGCGCGATGCCCGCATCACGAACATCTACGAGGGCACATCGCAGCTGCAGATCGTCGCTCTCTACGGCTCGGTGATCAACGACATCATGCGCGCCGACTTCGAGAAGAACGAGGCACGCGAGTACCGGGGCGGCCTCGCGCAGCTGGCGGCGAGCCTCAAGGAGATCCGGGCGCTCTTCCTTGACTGCCTGCGGTACGTCAATGAGAAGAAGGACAAGTCGTATCAGGAGGTGGCCGCGAAGGATCTCGTTGAACTGTACGGGTATCTCGTGATCGGCTATCTCCTGCTTGACGAGGCCGGGGAGAACGACCGGAAGGTCTTCATCGCGAACCGGTACATCCTGAGCTCTCTCGCTTCCGCACGCCGGAATGCAGAGAGCATCAAGAGTGGTGTGTTCATGGACCTGCTCCACGCGGATTCGATCCTCCAGGGATAG
- a CDS encoding electron transfer flavoprotein subunit alpha/FixB family protein, with protein MSTTTRDVWVFIEQRNGKPADVSLELLCKGRKLAQAMGGAVKAVVMGDSIDTLVAEAFRFGADEAIVIADPALAQYRTLPYGRILSDLVREHTPRIVLFGATIIGRDLAPRVASATRSGLTADCTDLQISNVNYLRKEYADLLLQIRPAFGGNIIATIITPDNPVQMATVREGVMEMHPAEHPVAGPVTRVPYAADPVDELLSIVEQHHEENRVNLKAAPVIVAGGYGLGTRENFRMIYDLAHALGGEVAGSRAAVDAGFVGPDRQVGQTGVTVRPRLYIAVGISGAIQHRAGMQESNKIIAINTDPDAPIFGVAHYGIVGDATEIIPRFIEVYRNKLK; from the coding sequence ATGAGCACGACAACACGTGATGTCTGGGTATTCATCGAGCAGCGGAACGGGAAGCCGGCCGACGTGAGTCTCGAGCTCCTGTGCAAGGGCCGCAAGCTCGCACAGGCCATGGGTGGTGCGGTGAAAGCCGTGGTGATGGGTGACAGCATCGACACGCTGGTCGCTGAAGCGTTCCGGTTCGGGGCGGACGAAGCGATCGTGATCGCGGACCCCGCGCTGGCGCAGTACCGTACGTTGCCGTACGGCCGGATCCTGTCGGACCTGGTGCGGGAACACACCCCGCGCATCGTCCTCTTCGGTGCCACGATCATCGGCCGCGACCTTGCGCCCCGGGTCGCCTCGGCGACGCGCAGCGGGCTGACGGCCGACTGTACCGATCTGCAGATCTCGAATGTGAACTACCTCCGCAAGGAATATGCGGACCTGCTGCTGCAGATCCGTCCGGCCTTTGGCGGCAACATCATCGCCACGATCATCACGCCGGACAATCCGGTGCAGATGGCCACGGTGCGCGAGGGCGTGATGGAGATGCATCCCGCGGAACACCCGGTCGCAGGGCCGGTGACACGCGTTCCGTACGCCGCGGATCCCGTCGATGAGCTGCTTTCGATCGTCGAGCAGCACCACGAGGAGAACCGTGTGAACCTGAAGGCCGCTCCGGTGATCGTTGCCGGCGGGTACGGCCTCGGCACAAGAGAGAATTTCAGGATGATCTACGACCTTGCCCATGCCCTGGGCGGGGAAGTGGCAGGCAGCCGTGCGGCCGTGGATGCGGGGTTCGTGGGGCCCGACCGTCAGGTGGGGCAGACCGGCGTGACCGTTCGTCCGCGACTCTACATCGCCGTCGGCATTTCCGGCGCCATCCAGCACCGGGCCGGCATGCAGGAATCGAACAAGATCATCGCGATCAATACGGACCCCGACGCCCCGATCTTCGGGGTGGCGCACTACGGCATCGTCGGCGATGCCACCGAGATCATCCCTCGGTTCATTGAAGTGTATCGCAACAAATTGAAATAG
- a CDS encoding electron transfer flavoprotein subunit beta/FixA family protein: MYHSIVLVKQVPDTANITGNVMQDDGTVNRSKLPAIFNPEDRVALEMALRIKDQFGGKITVMTMGPPRASDILRECLYMGADEGVLISDRKFAGADTLATSYVLSEAIKKEGAYDFIFAGRQAIDGDTAQVGPQTCEKLGIPQITYLEEIQKVEGKTLTAKRKIEGGYEVVRCTLPVLVTVIKDAVEPRPFSAKRVMAFKGAKSLMEIEKMAEGNSLLYVDQLRHEFEARQLFIRTLTMDDLKLDADRCGVHGSPTKVYKVESVVLAGGDREMIEPTKTGLGKLVDKLMEDHILG; encoded by the coding sequence ATGTACCACTCGATAGTCCTCGTCAAGCAGGTCCCCGACACGGCCAACATCACGGGCAACGTGATGCAGGACGATGGAACGGTGAACCGGTCCAAACTTCCCGCCATCTTCAATCCGGAGGACAGGGTCGCGCTGGAAATGGCCCTCCGCATCAAGGATCAATTCGGCGGGAAGATCACCGTCATGACCATGGGGCCTCCTCGCGCCTCCGACATCCTCCGGGAATGCCTTTATATGGGCGCCGATGAGGGCGTGTTGATCAGCGACCGGAAGTTCGCCGGTGCCGATACGCTTGCCACCTCGTACGTGCTCAGCGAGGCGATCAAGAAAGAGGGTGCCTACGACTTCATCTTTGCCGGCCGGCAGGCCATCGACGGCGATACGGCGCAGGTCGGCCCTCAAACCTGTGAAAAGCTGGGCATTCCGCAGATCACCTACCTCGAAGAGATCCAGAAGGTCGAAGGAAAGACCCTGACCGCGAAGCGGAAGATCGAAGGCGGGTATGAGGTCGTGCGGTGCACCCTTCCTGTCCTGGTCACCGTCATCAAGGATGCGGTGGAACCCCGGCCGTTCAGCGCGAAGCGTGTCATGGCCTTCAAAGGCGCCAAGTCCCTCATGGAGATCGAAAAGATGGCGGAAGGGAACTCCCTTCTCTACGTCGATCAGCTCCGCCATGAATTCGAAGCACGCCAGCTCTTCATCCGGACGCTCACCATGGACGATCTGAAGCTGGATGCGGACCGTTGCGGGGTGCACGGGTCGCCGACGAAGGTGTATAAAGTGGAGTCGGTCGTCCTTGCGGGCGGCGACCGCGAGATGATCGAGCCGACCAAGACCGGACTGGGGAAGCTGGTCGACAAACTGATGGAAGACCATATCCTGGGATGA
- a CDS encoding phytanoyl-CoA dioxygenase family protein yields MEHLAFLSDDQIVFFHREGYLSLPRLTTDTDVAFLRRSYDRIFAGQAGRDVGDQFDLAGTDEEGKAAALPQILHPAKYAPEMNTSILLKNCTMLARQLLGPEAVCEIAHAINKPPDGGAETPWHQDAAYWNPELRYTAISIWVPLQEATEENGCMEFVPGSQTLDILRHRSINDDPRIHGLELHPDEMGQTRRAVTCPLPAGGATFHGPYMLHHTGPNRSSGPRRALILNAGIPPVQRETPLRFPWMEQKVTAREERIRSARSKGLDPGGTPTGEVR; encoded by the coding sequence ATGGAACACCTGGCATTCCTCTCCGATGATCAGATCGTGTTCTTTCACCGGGAAGGATATTTGTCGCTCCCCCGGTTGACGACCGACACCGATGTGGCCTTTCTCCGGCGGTCGTATGACCGGATCTTCGCCGGTCAGGCAGGGCGTGATGTTGGCGACCAATTCGATCTCGCGGGAACGGACGAGGAGGGGAAAGCTGCGGCTCTTCCCCAGATCCTCCATCCGGCGAAGTATGCACCGGAGATGAATACGTCGATCCTTCTGAAGAATTGCACCATGCTGGCCCGGCAACTGCTCGGACCCGAGGCGGTGTGCGAGATCGCCCACGCGATCAACAAGCCCCCCGACGGCGGCGCGGAGACCCCCTGGCATCAGGATGCCGCTTACTGGAACCCGGAACTCCGGTATACGGCGATCAGCATCTGGGTGCCGCTGCAGGAAGCGACGGAAGAGAATGGCTGCATGGAATTCGTGCCGGGGAGCCAGACGTTGGATATCCTCCGCCACCGTAGCATCAATGATGATCCGCGCATTCACGGGCTGGAACTGCACCCGGATGAAATGGGGCAGACGCGCCGGGCTGTCACCTGCCCGCTCCCGGCAGGAGGGGCGACCTTTCACGGGCCGTACATGCTGCATCATACCGGGCCGAACAGGTCGTCGGGGCCCCGCCGGGCACTGATCCTGAATGCCGGGATCCCGCCGGTCCAACGCGAAACCCCGCTCAGGTTCCCGTGGATGGAGCAGAAGGTGACGGCGCGCGAGGAGCGCATCCGGAGCGCACGGTCGAAAGGGCTCGACCCCGGAGGTACTCCGACCGGCGAAGTGCGCTGA
- a CDS encoding S9 family peptidase: MNRTLVVVASFLALLLMSCGKPVPPEARKAPKTYTEFGQTRVDDYSWMNDASDPALVEHLTKENAYTAAMLKPTESLQKKIYDELVGRIDPDQSSYPVMRNGYWYYTRYEKGQQYPFYCRKKGAPDASEEVFLDVPALASGHQIFMVRGYSVDPANALVAYGTDTTGDRRCVLTVRDLATDTVLPDVIVNTSGNFEWSNDSRSLYYVLNDPTVRAYRVMRHTMGTDPSADKEIYTEADSTFSVRLGASRDHTFIFIASMNTLSSEWRVIAADRPDAPPVLIQKRQPDMLYSVVEHAEGLLFILTNRDAKNFKLVNAPVMSPGMATWKDVLPHRPEALLENTEILARSIVSQYRVNGLTTIVIRDRKSGTDENVQFSEPAYVAGMYLATDLYDQDSIRYTYTSLTTPGSEYRYDISTRTATLLKRDRVPGFEPSLYTTQRLWVDGGNGVRVPVSIVFRADRFKHDGSNPLLLYAYGSYGANSDPYFTSSVVSLLDRGFVFGIAHIRGGQEMGRHWYDDGKVLTKKHTFEDFVACAQYLVNERYTSVDRLFANGGSAGGMLMGAVINMRPDLFRGVIADVPWMDVITDMENPALPLTTLEYDEWGDPANREQYEYLRTWSPYDNVKTARYPAILATGGLNDTQVPVFSPAKWVARVREHNTGDNPILFKVNMGAGHSGESGRFERQKLTALKYAFMLHLLGVNE; the protein is encoded by the coding sequence ATGAACCGCACGCTGGTCGTTGTCGCTTCGTTCCTCGCTCTCCTGCTCATGTCCTGTGGCAAGCCGGTTCCACCCGAAGCGCGCAAAGCTCCGAAGACCTACACCGAGTTCGGCCAAACGCGCGTCGACGATTATTCCTGGATGAATGATGCATCCGATCCGGCCCTCGTCGAGCACCTGACAAAGGAAAATGCGTATACGGCGGCGATGCTGAAGCCAACAGAATCCCTGCAGAAGAAGATCTATGACGAGCTGGTGGGGCGCATCGACCCCGATCAGTCATCGTACCCGGTGATGCGCAACGGCTACTGGTACTACACGCGCTATGAGAAGGGACAACAGTACCCCTTCTATTGCAGGAAGAAGGGAGCCCCGGACGCGTCCGAAGAGGTGTTCCTGGATGTGCCGGCACTCGCGTCCGGCCATCAGATCTTCATGGTGCGCGGATACAGTGTCGATCCGGCGAACGCGCTCGTCGCCTACGGCACGGACACCACGGGCGACAGGCGATGTGTCCTGACCGTCCGCGATCTCGCCACGGACACGGTCCTTCCGGACGTGATCGTCAACACCAGCGGCAATTTTGAATGGTCCAATGACAGTCGTTCACTCTATTATGTGTTGAACGACCCGACGGTGCGCGCCTACAGGGTGATGCGCCACACCATGGGAACAGATCCTTCTGCCGACAAGGAGATCTACACCGAAGCGGATAGCACCTTCAGCGTCAGGCTCGGGGCATCGCGGGACCACACCTTCATCTTCATCGCATCCATGAACACGCTCTCCAGTGAATGGCGTGTGATCGCGGCGGACCGGCCCGACGCACCCCCGGTCCTGATCCAGAAGCGCCAGCCCGACATGCTGTACTCCGTTGTCGAGCATGCGGAAGGACTGCTCTTCATTCTGACCAACCGGGATGCGAAGAATTTCAAATTGGTGAATGCCCCGGTGATGTCCCCGGGCATGGCCACATGGAAGGATGTCCTTCCCCATCGCCCGGAGGCGTTGCTGGAGAACACCGAGATCCTGGCGCGCTCCATCGTCTCCCAGTACCGCGTCAACGGACTCACCACGATCGTCATCCGCGACCGGAAGTCGGGGACGGATGAAAACGTCCAGTTCTCCGAGCCGGCGTATGTTGCCGGCATGTATCTGGCGACCGACCTGTACGATCAGGACAGCATCCGCTACACCTACACGTCGCTCACCACACCGGGGTCCGAGTACCGCTATGACATCTCCACGAGAACTGCCACGTTGCTGAAACGCGACCGCGTGCCGGGGTTCGAGCCATCATTGTACACCACCCAGCGCCTCTGGGTCGATGGAGGAAATGGCGTCCGCGTTCCCGTGAGCATCGTGTTCCGTGCCGACCGCTTCAAGCATGACGGGAGCAACCCGCTCCTGTTGTACGCCTACGGATCCTATGGAGCGAATTCGGACCCGTACTTCACGTCATCGGTGGTCAGCCTGCTGGATCGCGGGTTCGTGTTCGGGATCGCGCACATCCGTGGCGGACAGGAGATGGGCCGGCATTGGTATGACGACGGGAAAGTGCTCACCAAGAAACATACGTTCGAAGATTTCGTCGCCTGCGCACAGTACCTGGTGAATGAACGCTACACGTCGGTCGACCGCCTGTTCGCCAATGGTGGAAGCGCGGGCGGGATGTTGATGGGTGCGGTGATCAACATGCGTCCGGACCTCTTCCGGGGAGTCATCGCGGATGTTCCATGGATGGATGTCATCACCGACATGGAGAACCCTGCCCTGCCCCTCACGACCCTCGAGTACGATGAATGGGGAGATCCTGCCAACCGCGAGCAGTATGAGTACCTGCGGACATGGTCGCCCTATGACAATGTGAAGACGGCGCGATATCCGGCCATCCTTGCCACGGGCGGATTGAACGACACGCAGGTCCCGGTCTTTTCGCCCGCCAAATGGGTGGCCAGGGTGCGGGAGCACAACACGGGCGACAACCCGATCCTCTTCAAAGTGAACATGGGTGCAGGCCACTCGGGCGAATCCGGCCGGTTCGAACGCCAGAAGCTCACGGCGCTCAAGTATGCATTCATGCTGCACCTGCTGGGCGTGAACGAGTGA